In the genome of Lysobacter sp. BMK333-48F3, the window CTGGCCCACATCGAACGCATGCTCGGCTTCGCCGGGGCGAGCGACGCCAAGGCGCGCGCGCAGGCGGTGCTGGCGCTGGAGACCGAACTGGCCAAGCCGCAATGGGAACGCGCCAAGCTGCGCGACCGCGACAAGACCTACAACGTCTCCAGCTTCGCCGAGCTCGGCAAGCAGTACACCGGCTACGACTGGGCGGCGCAGCTGAAGGCGCAGGGCATGCCGGCGATCGACCGGGTCAACGTGGCCACCCCGAGCGCGGTGCAGCCGGTGCTGGACGTGATCGGCAAGACCCCGCTGCCGGTGTGGCGCGACTACCTGACCTTCCACGCGGTGCGCAATAACGCCGGCCTGCTGAGCCGCGAGATCGACGACGCCGCGTTCGCCTTCAACGGCACCGTGCTGAGCGGCCAGAAAGCGCAGCGCGACGACTGGAAGCGCGCGGTGGCCGCGGTCACCGGCATGGACGGCCTCGGCGATGCGATGGGCAAGCTCTACGTCGAGCGCAATTTCTCGCCGCAGGCCAAGGCGGCGATGCAGGCGCTGGTCGAGAACCTGCGCAAAGCCCTGCGCAGCAACATCGAGAAGATCGACTGGATGGGCGATGCGACCAAGGCCGAAGCCTATCGCAAGCTGTCGACCTTCCGGCCCAAGGTCGGCTATCCGGACAAGTGGCGCGATTACTCCAGCGTCGCCATCGTGCCGAACGACCTGATGGCCAACGTGATGCAGCTGCGCGCCTACGGCCGCAACGACCAGGTGCGCCGGATCGGCACCCGTCCGGACCGCGACGAGTGGTTCATGACCCCGCAGACGGTCAACGCCTACTACAACTCGACCTTCAACGAGATCGTGTTCCCGGCCGGCATCCTGCAGGCGCCGTTCTTCGACCTCAACGCCGATCCGGCGGTGAACTACGGCGGCATCGGCGCGGTGATCGGCCACGAGATGGGCCACGGCTTCGACGACCAGGGCAGCAAGTCCGACTTCGCCGGCATCCAGCGCAACTGGTGGACCGACGCCGACCGCGCCGGTTTCGAGCAGCGCACCAAGGCGCTGGGCGCCCAGTACGACGCCTACTGCCCGCTGCCGGGCCAGTGCGTCAACGGCGCCCTGACCATGGGCGAGAACATCGGCGACCTGGGCGGCATCTCGATGGCCTACACCGCCTATCAGCTGAGCCTGGGCGGCAAGCCGGCGCCGGTGATCGACGGCCTCAGCGGCGATCAGCGCTTCTTCCTGTCCTGGGGCCAGATCTGGAAGGGCAAGTACCGCGACGAGGCGCTGCTGAACCAGATCAAGACCAACCCGCATTCGCCGTCGCAGTACCGCGCCAACGGTCCGCTGCGCAACTTCGACCCGTGGTACCGCGCGTTCGAGGTCAAGCCGGGCGATGCGATGTACCTGGCGCCGGAACAGCGCGTGCGGATCTGGTGATGCGTCGGGGACGACGGGGTCGAGCGAGGCTCGACTCGGTCGATCCCTGCGATGTTCGCGGACATGGTTTACCTGGGCCTGTTCGTGGCGGCCTTCGTCGCCGCCACCTTGCTGCCGGCGCAATCGGAAGGAGTGTTGGCCGGCCTGGTCGTCGCCGGCCACACGCCGCTATGGCTGGTGCTGACGGCCAGCGTCGGCAACGTGCTCGGCTCGCTGCTCAACTGGTGGTTGGGCCGCGAGGCGATGCGTTTCAGCGATCGGCGCTGGTTTCCGGTCAAGCCGGCGGCGCTGGCCCGTGCCCACGCCTGGTACGGCCGCTACGGTCGCTGGAGCCTGTTGCTGAGCTGGATGCCGGTGATCGGCGACCCGCTGACCCTCGCCGCCGGGATGATGCGCGAACCGCTGCGCGTGTTCCTGCCGCTGGTCGCCGTGGCCAAGATCGCGCGGTATGCGCTGGTCGCCGCCGTGGCGGCGCGGTACGTCTAGAGCGCAGTACGCAGCGGACGAACGCGTCAGGGACGGAGGGGGTTAAGCGCGCTTAACCCCCTCCGTCCCTGTGCGGTTACATTCCCGGAATCGGCAAACACTCCATCACTTCGACCCCGTCGCCGGGAAAGATGGTGAAGTGCGGATGGTTCTCGAACAGCTTGGCCGCGGCCGCGTGCGACTCGGCCTGGACCACGGTGTAGCCGGCCAGCGCGTTGCGGATGTCGGCGATGCCGTCCTTGGAGATGCGCTTGGTTTTGCCGAGCGGGCCGCCGTGGTCGACGATGATGTCGGCATGGGTCTGTACCCATTGCTCCCAGGCCTGCATGCCGGCCTGGTCGCGCTCGGCGCGGGTCTGCGGGTCGAGTTTCTGCCAGGCGTCCATCGAGCCGGGCGTGCCGGTGAAGATGGCGACGAACTTCTTCATGGGGAATTCCTTGAGGATGAGGCGGGCGCGGCCCGCGGGGGAGGAGCGACTCAGCGGTCGCCTTCTTTCTTCATGCCCTTGAGCAAGGCGACGATGGCCATGCCGTGGCCCTGGCCGAGCTCGAAGTCCTGTTTCAGCCAGGCCAGCACCTGGCCGGCCTTGACCCCGGGCCGCAGGCCCTTGGCGTCGCTATAGCCCTTCTTCGCCGCCAGGGCGCGGAAGTCGGCCGGGCTCTTGCCGGTCTTGGTCTGGATGTTGTCGAGATAGGCCTGGAAGGACATGGATGACTCCTGATCGAAAGGGCCGGCGGGGCCGGAAGGGCGCTGTCATCTCAGGCGACGAACGGGCGGGGCCCGGATCGACACGGTTCCGAAAAAAAATCGCTCCGGAGCGGGGTGCTAAAATGCCGGCCTTTCGGACCCTGCCAGAGCGAGCGCCACGATGACCGCCCCAGCCTTCTATCCGATCGGTACGCCCGGCCGCCCCTGGGGCGCGGAGGAGGTCGCGCAATGGCGCGCGCGCCAGGTCCGCCATCGCAGCTACGCCGACGATGTGCTGAGCGTGATCGAAGGCCTGCGCGAGCGCTTCGAGGTGGTCGAATACGGCCGCCT includes:
- a CDS encoding M13 family metallopeptidase, which codes for MKLSRLSLGLALAAALAVPSVQAAGAGAQGQPRLGSFGVDLSARDTQVKPGDDFNRYVNGHWLDSYQLKDYETSYGSFNALRDQSEAQVHAIIEELRQRQDLAPGSDARKLRDYYASYMDRAARDAAGIRPLQPVLDKIAKIDSQSALIAAFGRADLDGSAAPVRLGVDLDRKDPDQYLVGLRVGGLGLPDRDYYLNQDARFVGIRTAYLAHIERMLGFAGASDAKARAQAVLALETELAKPQWERAKLRDRDKTYNVSSFAELGKQYTGYDWAAQLKAQGMPAIDRVNVATPSAVQPVLDVIGKTPLPVWRDYLTFHAVRNNAGLLSREIDDAAFAFNGTVLSGQKAQRDDWKRAVAAVTGMDGLGDAMGKLYVERNFSPQAKAAMQALVENLRKALRSNIEKIDWMGDATKAEAYRKLSTFRPKVGYPDKWRDYSSVAIVPNDLMANVMQLRAYGRNDQVRRIGTRPDRDEWFMTPQTVNAYYNSTFNEIVFPAGILQAPFFDLNADPAVNYGGIGAVIGHEMGHGFDDQGSKSDFAGIQRNWWTDADRAGFEQRTKALGAQYDAYCPLPGQCVNGALTMGENIGDLGGISMAYTAYQLSLGGKPAPVIDGLSGDQRFFLSWGQIWKGKYRDEALLNQIKTNPHSPSQYRANGPLRNFDPWYRAFEVKPGDAMYLAPEQRVRIW
- a CDS encoding YqaA family protein, which translates into the protein MVYLGLFVAAFVAATLLPAQSEGVLAGLVVAGHTPLWLVLTASVGNVLGSLLNWWLGREAMRFSDRRWFPVKPAALARAHAWYGRYGRWSLLLSWMPVIGDPLTLAAGMMREPLRVFLPLVAVAKIARYALVAAVAARYV
- a CDS encoding DUF4287 domain-containing protein; the encoded protein is MSFQAYLDNIQTKTGKSPADFRALAAKKGYSDAKGLRPGVKAGQVLAWLKQDFELGQGHGMAIVALLKGMKKEGDR